A region of the Candidatus Methylomirabilis oxygeniifera genome:
GCGCGTAGTGAGTGCAGACGAGTATCGCAACGGCGATGTACTGTTGTACACCTCAATACGTCAGCTCCCTCAGAAAGGCGTGCGGCGCTGGCGATCTGCCGCCGGTCGTTTTATGCGGGCCGCTCAGCAGGTGGGCTTACCGCCTGCAGTCGTTACGAAGAGATTGAGCCTGTTCGGTTCCTCTTTAGCCAGTACGTAACAGACCTTTCCGGCGCTGAGAGGTTGGGTTATCAGTCAACTTCGTTTTGTGTATAGGGGGGTGTAGGGGGAATGATAACAGAACCAACGCCGACTGAGAATACCCTGCCGCTTCGAGTCACCGGCTTCTCCACGCTGGCCGAAGCGCTGGATTATGCAGCCGGGGGGGGGACCGGATTCAATTTTTATGGGGACCGCGGTGAGCTGTACGCCGTCCTGCCGTATGCCGATCTTCGAGAGCAGGCGCGATTACTGGCGCGTCGCCTTATGGGGCTGCGCCTCGAACGGGGCGCGCACGTGGCCATCGTCGCGGATACCGGTCCGGATTTTCAGCGCTTCTTCTTCGCGTGTCAGTATGCCGGCCTGGTGCCTGTTCCTCTGTCGGCATCGCTCCTCATAAGCGGTCGCAAGCGATACGTCACCCAACTTCGGGCGCTTCTGGCAAACTGTCGTCCGTCCATCGCGATGGCTCCACCTGAATTTTTCCCATTCCTCAGCGAGGCCGCCGATGGCCTCGAGCTGGTCCACGTCGGTACGGCAGACGCGTTTGACAGCCTGCCCGAATCCTCAGAGGAGTTGGAGCCGTTACGTTCCGAGGAGATGGCCTATCTTCAATATACCTCAGGGAGCACACGGTTTCCCCGCGGGGTCATGATTACCCAGAGCGCGGTCCTTGCCAATCTGGAGGGGATCCTTCAACAGGGTCTTCAGATTCGCTCGGGAGATCGCGCGGTATCCTGGCTGCCTTTTTATCACGATATGGGGCTTGTGGGATTTGTGCTCGCGCCGATGGTGGGCCAGGTATCCGTCGATTATCTGAAAACGCAATCGTTTGCCATGCGACCCCGGTTGTGGCTGGCCCTGATGACACAGGCGAAGGCCACGATCTCTTTCAGCCCTTCCTTTGGATATGAGATGTGCGTGAGGCGCCTCAGGCATGATGAGGCCGGCAGATTTGACCTTAGCGCATGGCGCGCTGCAGGGGTAGGCGCTGAAACCATTCGGCCCGGCGTCTTAAAGGATTTTGCAGATGTGCTGGCGCCGAGCGGATTCAAGCCCAGCGCATTTCTGGCCTGCTATGGCATGGCGGAGGCCTCCCTTGCTGTGACGTTTGCGCCGATAGATACTGGTGTTGCCGTTGATCGGGTAGACCGAACCCTGTTGGCCAAGTATGGAGTGGCCTCCCCCCTGCACGAGTGTGAGATCGGGTCGGACTCGGATAAAACGAGCATAAGCCAATTTGTCAACTGCGGCGTTCCACTGTCCGGAATTGACGTTGAGATACGAGACGAACAGGGCCATGTTCTGCCTGACCGTCACGCAGGCATCATTTTCGTACGAGGCGCCAACATGACCTCCGGTTACTTCGGCGATCCCGAGAAAACTCGAAAGGTCTTGTCTTCGGACGGATGGCTCGATACGGGAGACCTCGGATATCTTGTAGACGGCAGTCTCGTCATCATCGGCCGAAAGAAAGATGTCATTATCGTGCATGGACGGAATATCTGGCCTCAGGATCTGGAGCATCTTGCCGAGGAGTTACCGGAGGTCAGGCCTGGCGACGCATGCGCATTCTCGGTGGAGACCCCGGACCGGACCGAGATGGCGGTGATGGTCGTTCACTGCCGTGAGCTGGATACCGTCAAGCAGGCCGATTTTATCCGCCGGCTGCAAGGGCTTATCCGTGAGTATTTTGCGCTCGACTGTTTTGTTGAGCTTGTTCCTCCTCGTACCCTGCCGCGCACGTCCTCCGGGAAGCTCTCCCGTTCGAAGACCCGGGAAGAGTTCTTGGGTCGCAATGACGCGGCCCGACTCTTTCACGGCCGAAACGGATCCGGTCACATCAGTCTTCCGCAGCCCGGTCGGCAAGCGGACTCATGCGCGGCGTCATCGCGCTGACGGGAGCGACCGGATTTATTGGAAGCGCCCTGGCTCGAAGGCTGACAAAGGAAGGATGGCAGGTACGCGCGCTACACCGTTCACCAACCCCGCCGGCATACCTGACGGGCATCTCGCTGGAGTGGGTACGGGGGACGCTCGATGATCGCGATAGCCTTGAAGGCCTGGTGGGCGACGCGGATGTTGTGATCCATTGCGCCGGGGCCCTGCGCGGTATTACCGAGACAGACTTTTACCCGGTCAATGTTGAGGCAGTCTCACGGCTGGCCTCTATCGCTGCGAGCCGCAGTCCTGCCCCCCGATTTCTCCTGATCTCATCCCTGGCAGCTCGAGAGCCCGGATTATCACCCTACGCGGCCAGCAAGCGGATGGGGGAGATCGCCCTGTCGAAAGCGGGTGACCGGCTGCTGTGGACCGCGCTTCGCCCTCCAGCGGTCTATGGTCCAGGTGACCGCGCATTGCTTCCCTTGCTTCGCCTGATGTGGCATGGGATTGCCCCCATACCTGGGCGCCAAGACGCCAGATTCTCCTTACTCTACGTGGAAGATCTGGCGGAAGCCGCGGTGAAATGGCTCGCCGGCGACGTCCCGGAGAGATGTGCATTTGAGTTGGATGATGGACATCCTCAGGGATATACGTGGCGCGAGGTGACGGAGACCTTCGAACGGCTCAGGGGAAGATGGGTGGTTCGTATTCACGTTCCCGAACTGATGTTGAAACTGACTGCCGGGCTTAACAAGATGGCGGCTTCCGTGATAGGATATTCCCCGATGTTGACCCCCGGCAAAGTACGGGAGTTCAGGCACCCGAACTGGATCTGCGATAACGCTCCGTTTCGCCGGGTCGTCGACTGGACGCCGACGGTGGAGCTGGAAGAGGGGCTGCGGCTGACGCTTGGCCTCCAGGGTGGTAAACTGACAACTAGAAACTGAAAACTCAACACTTCATAGCTTCATAGTGAACAGATGACCCACTACGAAACGATACTTCCACAGCTCTATGAGATCTTGAAGCCGTTCACGCAGGAAGGCCAGGCTCTATCCGATGAGACGGAGCTCGTAGCCGATCTCGACCTCGATTCGATGAAGGTCATGGAGATCCTGCTTGAGGTGGAGGAGCGGTTCGACATCTCAATCCCCTTAAATGTCATCCCGGACGTCCGAACCATTAGAGATTTTGCCCGCCAGATCGAGCAATTGACGGAGCGGAGGTGACAGTGCTTCTGGAGAAGTTCCGACCACTCGCCGACGCCCGTGAGGCGTTGACACAATTAAGCCAAGATCCCTTTCGGGTGACGATTGAACGAATTCTGTCGCCGACGGAGGCCCTCGTCAATAGTCGTCCAATGATTCTGGCCGGAACGAACAACTACCTCGGTTTGACGTTCGATCCTGAGTGCATAGAAGCAGCAGTGCAAGCGGTGCGGGAACAAGGAACAGGTACGACAGGATCCAGAATGGCAAACGGCAGCTTCAGCGGACATCTTGCATTGGAGAAAGAGTTGGCAGAATTTTTTGGGCGCCGGTGGTGTGACGTATTCTCAACCGGCTATCTGGCCAACTTGGGCGTGATAGCGGCGCTCACCGGGCCTGGCGACGTGATCCTGATCGATGCCGATTGCCATGCGAGTATTTACGATGGATGCCGGATGAGCGGGGCGGAGATTATTCGATTTCGTCACAACGACGTTGCCGACCTCTATAAGCGCCTCGCGCGTTTGAAGGAGCGAAGCACGAACACGCTGATCATTGTGGAGGGTCTCTACAGCATGCTCGGCGATCGGGCGGCGCTGGCGGAGATTGCGGCCGCAAAACGCGAGTTCGGCGCGTATCTGCTGGTCGACGAGGCCCATTCGCTTGGCGTTTTGGGGGAGCGGGGCCGTGGGCTGGCCGAGGAGGCCGGCGTCGAAGACAGCATCGACTTTATCGTCGGAACGTTCAGTAAGAGCCTGGGCGCGACCGGCGGGTTCTGCGTCTCGGATCATCCTGAGATTGACCTGGTCAGATATGTCAGCCGTCCGTACATCTTCACCGCGTCGCCTTGTCCATCAGTTATCGCCTCCACAAGAGTCGCCTTGCACAAGCTTCGGACTCATCCGGAGCTGCGCGTGCGACTCTGGAACAATGCGCGGCAGTTGTATGACTCGTTGAAAGGATTGGGATTCAGGCTGGGCCCGGACCCCAGTCCGATTATTGCGGCCCGATTCAGCCAGAAAGACGAGACGATCGCTTTCTGGAACGGTCTCCTCGATCAAGGCATCTACGTCAACATGATATTGCCGCCGGCCGCTCCCGACGGTGGAAGCCTGCTCCGATGTAGCGTGAGCGCGGCGCATACACCGGATCAGATGGACCGCATTTGCCAAGCCTTTGCGTCCGTCAAGGCGGCTCTCCCCTCTTAATCTCGCCAATTGATGCGATTGTCGATGTTCTCGTCGGCGTGTTACGATGAAATAAAATTCATAGCCCGCCGCGGGTGTTTCGGGGCTGATTGACATGTACTGGTGGACACCTCTGCGCACACGCTCCGCGTTCAAGCGGTTGGTCCGCGAGCTGGATCCGGACATCGCCCTCACCCTTGTCGACGTTGGCTCGGCCGGTGGACTGAAGGATCGGTGGCGGCTTCTGGAAGGGCGGTTGCACAGCTATTGCTTCGATCCGCGCGAGGATGCTTTGCCCAGAGAGGAGTCTGATAGGACTGTGCTGCCATTCGCGGTGGGTCGCACGCAGGGTACCGCGGATTTCTACCGTACCCACTTCGGAAACATGAGCTCCATGCTTCGACCCAATGCGGATACCCTGTACAGATTTTACAATCGCGAGTTTAAGTTCGAGGTAGTATCCGTCGAGAAACTGATGATTCAGCCTCTCGATAACGTTATTCCAGGGTCCGAGATCGATGCCCTGAAAATAGATGCGCAAGGCGGCGAACTGGAGATTCTTCTTGGAGCGCAGAGGCTGCTGGACTCCGGTCTGTTGCTGGCTGAAGTTGAGGTGTCCTTCATCGAGCGCTATATGGCCCAGCCGCTGTTCGGAGATGTTGCGGCCTTCATGCGCTCACACGGCTTCGACCTTCTCGATCTCTATCGGTTGCGGCACTACTACCGCACCAACCGCCGCGGCCTGCGAAAGCATCAGATGATTCCCGATTCGCAGTCCGGCCAACTCTCGCATGCCGACGCCATCTTCTTTCTGAGCGACGAGGCATTTCTGTCATGGCTCGATCGACTGGCTGTCGTCGGCAAGTCGAGTTTTTTGGTGAAGGCGATTCTTCTGCTGTTGATCTACGGGAAGTTCGATCGGGCGCTGCAGCTTTTTGAGGAGCACCAGACCTTGTTGTCTGAATCGTCGCGGAGGTCGCTTGCGCTTTTTTTCGACCAGCTTCCGCTGTCCGATCGCCGCTCCGCCACATCGCGAAACAAGGGGTTTCACGGGTAAGTGACAGATGCAGAAAGCGCAGCGTGGTCGAGAAACCGGCCAGCCCAGGCCGTAAGTTATTATTCTTTGATGAGCACAAGCTCGCAACTCTGCTCGCGAATGCCGGCGCTGGAGCATAATCATTCCCGCAGTGTAGGCTCCCATCGCGTAAAATCGGCCTAGGTTCGGAAGAGCTACCCGCAGTGACGATACCACGGAGGCAGCATAGCAGCATCGTAACAATGTTGCAGCAACGTTGGCCCCGGAGGCCTTGCGTTTAGCCGCGTCAGTTCAGACAGGTGTGTGTTGCTATGCGGTTTTTGATCACCATTATTCGGAAGTATCCCCGCCGAAGCGCGCTGACGATGGTCTGCCTGCTGTTTGCGAGCGTTGCAGAGGGGGTCGGGCTCCTCATGCTGCTGCCCGTGCTCAGCGTGGCGACCGACAATCAGACCCGGGACACCGGTTCTCACCTGTTCGGAACGGAGCAGTTTCTGATGCAGGCGTTATCAGTCGTGGGGCTGACGCCGACGGTCGGCACGTTGCTGATTCTTATCGTCCTCTGTGTGGCGGTTAAATCGGCCTTCACCCTGTTGGCGAAAATTCAGGTCGGATACACTGTGACGCACGTCGCCACCGGTTTGCGGCTTTCTCTGCTGCAAACCCTGCTGGCTACACGGTGGGAGTATTACGTACGGCAACCGGTCGGGAGCTTAGCCAACGCGGTAGGCACTGAGGCGATGCGGGCGGCACTGGCGTATCTTGAAGGCGCCAAAGGCATCACCTTATTCGTTGAAGCCATCGTCTATGCAGGTGTGGCCTTCGTTGTTGCAGGGAAGGCGACCTTGACGTTTCTGATTCCAGGAGTATTGATCCTCTACGGTCTCAGCTATCTCGTTCGTATGGCGCATCAGGCGGGAACCCGCCAGACCAGATTATTGAAATCCCTTGTGGCCGGCTTGACGGATAGCCTCCAATCCATTAAACCACTCAAGGCAATGGCGCGGGAAGAGCTGATCGGTCCATCGCTTCAGTCCAGCACCAGGCGCTTGAACCGGGCGGTCCGGCGAGACGTGCTGAGTACGGAGGCCCTGAGTTCCTCTCAGGATCTCGGGCTGGCGATCGTCATTGCTGTCGGGTTATACCTGGCTTTGAGTCGGTGGAATATGCCCCTGAATGCCGTCATGGTGATGGTCCTTCTTCTTGCTCGAATGCTGACCTGTCTTGCCAAGACGCAACGGCAATACCAAAAAATGCGAACCCTTGAAAGCGCCTTCTGGTCATTGCGGGCTGCGATCGACGGCGCGAACCGTGATCGCGAAACGGAACCCGGAGGCGCGTCTCCCAGCCTCGAAAGGTCTCTTCGCCTGGACAAGGTCAGCTTCGGATATGACAAGCAATGGGTGCTTCGGGATGCGTCGCTGACCATTCCTGCGGGATCATTCACTGTCATCATAGGGCCTTCAGGGGCCGGCAAGACGACGGTTGCCGATCTGTTGACGGGCCTGTTGCGCCCGCAGCAAGGCTGCGTCTGGATCGACGATCTGCCGTTAGACCGGATTGATTTGAGGCAGTGGCGGCGGATGATCGGGTACGTGCCGCAAGAGCCTTTCCTCCTTCACGACACCGTGCTGCAGAACGTGACGCTTGGCGATCCCGGTCTGAACGAGGCCGATGCCGAGGCGGCACTGCGTGCCGCCGGCGCCTGGGACTTTGTGACGGCACAACCGTCCGGGATCCACAGCTCGGTCGGAGAACGCGGCACCGCACTTTCCGGAGGCCAGCGGCAACGCATTGCGATCGCCAGGGCGTTGGTGCATCGGCCGAAGCTGCTGATCCTGGATGAGGTGACCAGCGCGCTTGATCAGGAGAATACGGCGACGATTTGCCGAACGCTGCGCGGTCTTCGTGGTCGACTGACCATCGTGGCGATCTCACACGAGTCTGCCGTGGTAGAGAGCGGCGACAGGGTCTATCGGATACACAAGGGCGAAGCGTCTTTAGTCACCAACGGCTGCGATTCGGATGTGGTCTTCGGTGGATCGGTGAAACAATCTCAAAGGTAGAGAGTCGGAATGGCTGCGCAGTAGTCCCTCCTCGCGGAAGGGATGCGGATGACCTTGACTAAACCGACGCGAGCATATAGTATAAGTTGCTGTTTTTAACCTCGCCTTCCGAACGCGTGACCCGGTATCGGGATAACGGCGGGGCGGCGTCCCGCATTCCCAGAAAGTGTATTCGTTTCACGTCATGACCGTATACGCCCACATACTCGGAGAGGCTCCAGCCACGCTATGGGGGCTTTCATCCAGAGAGCGCTACCGTCGTGTACTGGCGCCGGTCGGTGTCACCGCGATTGCGGATGATCTCTCCTCGTTGCGTCCGGACGATTCGGTGTTGATTGTTCGAGGGGATTATCTCTTGGACAGCCGCGTCCTCCAGGGCTTGACTGAGTCCTTACACGTCATGATTGAGGCGCCGGCCGGGCCATCGCGTGCGCTTATCGTAGCTCACGTGCCGGCCAATCTGGCAATGGAGGCGAGGGCGGTTCTCTCCCTGGAAAAGGGTGCGGCACTCCCGCCATCCGTTCGTATCGAAAAGCTTGAAGACCAACTGGTCTCATTCGATAGGCGGTTGCGCAAAGCGGAGCCACCCTTTGCGGAACCGATCAGGGCCGATACGAAACGGGCGTTGGAGGAGCGCCTATTTTCCAGTTCGTATAAAGGCGTGACCGATCTCGTCACGAAGTGGCTGTGGCCTTCGCCTGCCAAATGGGCCGTACATCTGTGCGTAGCCGCCGGGCTGAGACCCAACCATGTGACCGCGGTCAGTGTGCTGTTAGTCATAGCGGCTGCGATCCTTTTTGCGAAAGGTCTCTACGGGTGGGGTCTTGCCGCCGGATGGTTCATGACCTTTCTTGATACGGTGGATGGCAAGCTTGCTCGGGTGACGGTCACCAGCACCAGATTTGGGCACCTGCTTGACCACGTGTTGGATCTGGTACATCCGCCCTTCTGGTACCTGCTGTGGGGATTCGGACTGGAGTCATTCGCCCCTGGCATTCCGTGGCTGACCCTGCGTGTGGTGATATGGGCGATTTTCATTGGATACATTGGCGGACGTCTTGTCGAGGGGATATTCAGAAAGTGGCTTGCCGGTTTTGTCATCTTCTGCTGGCGTCCTTTTGACTCGTACTTCCGATTGGTAACGGCCAGGCGCAACCCGAATATGATTCTGCTCACCGCAAGCCTCATCTTCAGCAGGCCGGACCTGGGATTAG
Encoded here:
- a CDS encoding protein of unknown function (Evidence 5 : No homology to any previously reported sequences) encodes the protein MSAILVRVVSADEYRNGDVLLYTSIRQLPQKGVRRWRSAAGRFMRAAQQVGLPPAVVTKRLSLFGSSLAST
- a CDS encoding AMP-dependent synthetase and ligase, with protein sequence MITEPTPTENTLPLRVTGFSTLAEALDYAAGGGTGFNFYGDRGELYAVLPYADLREQARLLARRLMGLRLERGAHVAIVADTGPDFQRFFFACQYAGLVPVPLSASLLISGRKRYVTQLRALLANCRPSIAMAPPEFFPFLSEAADGLELVHVGTADAFDSLPESSEELEPLRSEEMAYLQYTSGSTRFPRGVMITQSAVLANLEGILQQGLQIRSGDRAVSWLPFYHDMGLVGFVLAPMVGQVSVDYLKTQSFAMRPRLWLALMTQAKATISFSPSFGYEMCVRRLRHDEAGRFDLSAWRAAGVGAETIRPGVLKDFADVLAPSGFKPSAFLACYGMAEASLAVTFAPIDTGVAVDRVDRTLLAKYGVASPLHECEIGSDSDKTSISQFVNCGVPLSGIDVEIRDEQGHVLPDRHAGIIFVRGANMTSGYFGDPEKTRKVLSSDGWLDTGDLGYLVDGSLVIIGRKKDVIIVHGRNIWPQDLEHLAEELPEVRPGDACAFSVETPDRTEMAVMVVHCRELDTVKQADFIRRLQGLIREYFALDCFVELVPPRTLPRTSSGKLSRSKTREEFLGRNDAARLFHGRNGSGHISLPQPGRQADSCAASSR
- a CDS encoding NAD-dependent epimerase/dehydratase codes for the protein MRGVIALTGATGFIGSALARRLTKEGWQVRALHRSPTPPAYLTGISLEWVRGTLDDRDSLEGLVGDADVVIHCAGALRGITETDFYPVNVEAVSRLASIAASRSPAPRFLLISSLAAREPGLSPYAASKRMGEIALSKAGDRLLWTALRPPAVYGPGDRALLPLLRLMWHGIAPIPGRQDARFSLLYVEDLAEAAVKWLAGDVPERCAFELDDGHPQGYTWREVTETFERLRGRWVVRIHVPELMLKLTAGLNKMAASVIGYSPMLTPGKVREFRHPNWICDNAPFRRVVDWTPTVELEEGLRLTLGLQGGKLTTRN
- a CDS encoding Phosphopantetheine attachment site, which encodes MTHYETILPQLYEILKPFTQEGQALSDETELVADLDLDSMKVMEILLEVEERFDISIPLNVIPDVRTIRDFARQIEQLTERR
- a CDS encoding Serine palmitoyltransferase is translated as MTVLLEKFRPLADAREALTQLSQDPFRVTIERILSPTEALVNSRPMILAGTNNYLGLTFDPECIEAAVQAVREQGTGTTGSRMANGSFSGHLALEKELAEFFGRRWCDVFSTGYLANLGVIAALTGPGDVILIDADCHASIYDGCRMSGAEIIRFRHNDVADLYKRLARLKERSTNTLIIVEGLYSMLGDRAALAEIAAAKREFGAYLLVDEAHSLGVLGERGRGLAEEAGVEDSIDFIVGTFSKSLGATGGFCVSDHPEIDLVRYVSRPYIFTASPCPSVIASTRVALHKLRTHPELRVRLWNNARQLYDSLKGLGFRLGPDPSPIIAARFSQKDETIAFWNGLLDQGIYVNMILPPAAPDGGSLLRCSVSAAHTPDQMDRICQAFASVKAALPS
- a CDS encoding conserved protein of unknown function (Evidence 4 : Homologs of previously reported genes of unknown function) produces the protein MYWWTPLRTRSAFKRLVRELDPDIALTLVDVGSAGGLKDRWRLLEGRLHSYCFDPREDALPREESDRTVLPFAVGRTQGTADFYRTHFGNMSSMLRPNADTLYRFYNREFKFEVVSVEKLMIQPLDNVIPGSEIDALKIDAQGGELEILLGAQRLLDSGLLLAEVEVSFIERYMAQPLFGDVAAFMRSHGFDLLDLYRLRHYYRTNRRGLRKHQMIPDSQSGQLSHADAIFFLSDEAFLSWLDRLAVVGKSSFLVKAILLLLIYGKFDRALQLFEEHQTLLSESSRRSLALFFDQLPLSDRRSATSRNKGFHG
- a CDS encoding ABC transporter, transmembrane region:ABC transporter precursor translates to MRFLITIIRKYPRRSALTMVCLLFASVAEGVGLLMLLPVLSVATDNQTRDTGSHLFGTEQFLMQALSVVGLTPTVGTLLILIVLCVAVKSAFTLLAKIQVGYTVTHVATGLRLSLLQTLLATRWEYYVRQPVGSLANAVGTEAMRAALAYLEGAKGITLFVEAIVYAGVAFVVAGKATLTFLIPGVLILYGLSYLVRMAHQAGTRQTRLLKSLVAGLTDSLQSIKPLKAMAREELIGPSLQSSTRRLNRAVRRDVLSTEALSSSQDLGLAIVIAVGLYLALSRWNMPLNAVMVMVLLLARMLTCLAKTQRQYQKMRTLESAFWSLRAAIDGANRDRETEPGGASPSLERSLRLDKVSFGYDKQWVLRDASLTIPAGSFTVIIGPSGAGKTTVADLLTGLLRPQQGCVWIDDLPLDRIDLRQWRRMIGYVPQEPFLLHDTVLQNVTLGDPGLNEADAEAALRAAGAWDFVTAQPSGIHSSVGERGTALSGGQRQRIAIARALVHRPKLLILDEVTSALDQENTATICRTLRGLRGRLTIVAISHESAVVESGDRVYRIHKGEASLVTNGCDSDVVFGGSVKQSQR
- a CDS encoding CDP-alcohol phosphatidyltransferase produces the protein MTVYAHILGEAPATLWGLSSRERYRRVLAPVGVTAIADDLSSLRPDDSVLIVRGDYLLDSRVLQGLTESLHVMIEAPAGPSRALIVAHVPANLAMEARAVLSLEKGAALPPSVRIEKLEDQLVSFDRRLRKAEPPFAEPIRADTKRALEERLFSSSYKGVTDLVTKWLWPSPAKWAVHLCVAAGLRPNHVTAVSVLLVIAAAILFAKGLYGWGLAAGWFMTFLDTVDGKLARVTVTSTRFGHLLDHVLDLVHPPFWYLLWGFGLESFAPGIPWLTLRVVIWAIFIGYIGGRLVEGIFRKWLAGFVIFCWRPFDSYFRLVTARRNPNMILLTASLIFSRPDLGLVAVAEWTVLSTLVLLLRLGIAFYARTHGPLRSWLADDTGRAGNGSLAVRLFVHQVPTP